A part of Ptychodera flava strain L36383 chromosome 11, AS_Pfla_20210202, whole genome shotgun sequence genomic DNA contains:
- the LOC139143233 gene encoding uncharacterized protein gives MVGDFILFLVVLSVKDVFGQDVRLGDKYSPYEGTVEVYLKDINSWARICDDGNYWSMTEADVICRNLGHKTGAMWDLSRSDGSDWPGKWVGNLTCTDDSVTIFHCSYEIMDICTSKRSAGISCNFAGYRGCYIDPQEEPVLPTKLTDGANMTVQACLKSCRDGGFLLAGVENGTECYCGDDVKAVKKSGNQHCATKCGGEKYQSCGGQDPSSSSKYIGVYEVSIGACGGNVIGDHGTIYSPGFPGFYTSPVKCEWIIDSPDNFSISVKFDMFNLQSENDYIEIRNGDDKNSTLLRKYTKLDNVQDDVIDTSSNKMLVSFVSSGEGDMTPSGTFSMEYKALVHCFYNNTGMAEKNNETQVAGGQMLYVKCVDGYILTTNYTNVTCQEDGSWNRVVPKCAKIHVVHVPENTHKTVGIVLMAIVAVAIFGIIGLIIYQRSSKNRKKENNNDYIDDGETGRTQHNAPSDKYQRVTDRHVDEEPELYWDDYANVDQSKNLNPTRGKPFTPMHPIIPPKETINTNLGTGAHGWKEEDNWFEENPLHSRELSQQQQPTAASGNRDHSESVNPESAVNDDVFYDGKTGAEGIFHDKTGVEGGDDGLSGEKSPCKPLTEREKSSYYSLLGAQEKHPDSEEEPLC, from the exons ATGGTTGgcgatttcattttatttctggtTGTGCTGTCCGTGAAGGATGTATTCGGACAAG ATGTAAGACTGGGAGACAAATATTCGCCGTACGAAGGGACAGTGGAAGTGTACCTGAAAGACATCAATAGTTGGGCAAGGATATGTGACGATGGCAACTATTGGTCGATGACCGAGGCAGATGTCATATGCAGAAATCTTG GTCACAAAACCGGCGCCATGTGGGACCTGTCTAGGTCAGACGGAAGCGATTGGCCTGGCAAATGGGTTGGTAACTTGACGTGCACTGACGACTCGGTCACAATTTTCCACTGCTCCTACGAAATAATGGACATATGTACTAGCAAGCGAAGTGCGGGAATATCTTGCAATT TTGCAGGATACAGAGGATGTTACATTGATCCTCAAGAAGAACCTGTTCTACCTACGAAACTAACCGATGGCGCCAACATGACTGTCCAGGCCTGTCTGAAATCGTGCCGAGACGGTGGCTTTCTTCTGGCCGGAGTTGAAAACGGTACTGAGTGCTATTGTGGGGACGATGTGAAAGCTGTAAAGAAATCTGGCAATCAGCACTGTGCAACGAAATGCGGAGGAGAAAAATATCAATCGTGCGGCGGTCAAGACCCCTCATCCTCATCCAAATATATTGGAGTATACGAAG TGAGTATTGGAGCTTGTGGTGGAAATGTAATCGGTGATCATGGAACTATCTACTCTCCTGGCTTCCCTGGATTCTATACATCGCCAGTAAAGTGTGAATGGATTATTGACAGCCCAGATAACTTCAGTATCTCTGTTAAGTTTGATATGTTCAATCTTCAAAGTGAAAACGACTACATTGAGATTAGGAACGGTGATGATAAAAATTCCACTTTGCTTCGAAAATACACCAAATTGGACAATGTTCAAGATGACGTCATAGATACGTCATCAAATAAAATGCTGGTTTCTTTTGTTTCATCTGGAGAAGGTGACATGACGCCAAGTGGTACGTTTTCAATGGAATACAAAG CCCTTGTTCACTGTTTCTATAACAACACTGGTATGGCTGAGAAGAACAATGAAACCCAAGTTGCCGGTGGACAGATGTTGTATGTGAAGTGTGTGGATGGATACATACTGACAACCAATTATACCAACGTGACGTGTCAAGAGGATGGTTCATGGAATAGAGTCGTGCCAAAATGTGCAA AAATACATGTCGTGCATGTTCCCGAAAATACACACA AAACTGTGGGCATTGTTTTGATGGCCATCGTCGCTGTGGCAATCTTCGGTATCATTGGCTTGATAATATATCAGCG TTCATCCAAAAATAGGaagaaagaaaataacaacGACTACATCGATGACGGGGAGACTGGACGGACGCAGCATAACGCGCCTTCGGACAAATACCAACGTGTAACTGACCGTCACGTCGACGAAGAGCCAGAGTTGTATTGGGATGATTATGCAAACGTGGATCAGAGCAAGAATCTGAATCCGACTCGAGGGAAACCGTTCACGCCTATGCACCCTATAATACCACCAAAGGAAACCATCAATACTAACCTGGGGACCGGAGCACACGGTTGGAAAGAGGAGGACAACTGGTTTGAAGAAAATCCCTTACACAGTCGCGAATTGTCTCAACAGCAACAGCCTACTGCCGCGTCCGGTAACCGTGATCACTCAGAGTCTGTCAATCCTGAATCAGCAGTTAATGACGATGTATTCTACGATGGAAAAACCGGAGCTGAGGGCATCTTTCACGATAAAACCGGAGTGGAAGGAGGCGATGATGGTTTATCCGGCGAAAAATCACCGTGTAAACCATTGACAGAACGCGAGAAAAGCTCCTACTATTCACTGCTTGGAGCTCAAGAAAAACATCCCGACAGTGAGGAAGAACCACTTTGTTAG
- the LOC139143483 gene encoding uncharacterized protein, producing MTEADVVCLQLGYPGAMWDHFFLTIDNWTGMWLTDLTCHGNESSILQCEFALSENCQETVVRRGESAAVTCNYDGYVGCYQDNKEDRALPDASKRNRNVMTVEYCLDFCRSGFYAYSGVEDGERCFCGIEDSEYWKHGKLENADCNKPCVGDGNQACGGNQWILGIYETSMGACGGVIHMIHEEKINIHSPDFPGIYPRSDATCEWIIYGTNESNAIFSSSFLLFDLRIDDFLEIRDGHSDEANTLGSYGSSSQDLTIPSTTTNSMRIKFKSFSKGDRDIGMFIIELTGIKRCIYNDTLTFGHVEPNRQYFFMPGDELYIGCEDGYSLTENYSTVTCQDNGTWDSTIPSCLAVQCSQPDDVENAEQEGNIFTFNNSVIFKCNDGYDVVGDDVIICQANGTWTKLPVCLPIASDSSQTALIVSSCVSVLLVIIIAIVVVMYLKRDRLRSCFRSSAKTHDDEYHGNSQVPQVQLNNTKNNRQHVQRTSNERTSTYQTIDPSFMESVYQTITSQDSSTAIYADIGEGAIFDGNVNAGFVINDIYVSEDNGSASGVRYYQSTDDGFGQRYQFGEPCTANARWEGHSNATKEEAACSEDGQKDQNTDNDLYFQIWEGNLNEGTEKVTQLANVGENLKSNEAGIANTRIAGDIHASIYDDADDARATYESIDTIVNPEDGAPMRVHPFPISSNRAATSSDFEDEAVYHTSFGELGDDEAGFVENVIYDQK from the exons ATGACAGAAGCTGACGTTGTTTGCCTCCAATTAG GTTATCCAGGTGCAATGTGGGACCATTTCTTCCTGACGATTGATAACTGGACTGGAATGTGGTTGACAGACCTTACTTGCCATGGCAACGAGTCGAGCATCCTCCAGTGTGAGTTCGCGTTATCTGAAAATTGCCAAGAAACTGTTGTCAGAAGAGGCGAAAGTGCCGCTGTTACTTGTAACT ATGACGGATATGTCGGCTGTTACCAAGACAACAAGGAAGACAGAGCCCTCCCTGACGCAAGCAAACGTAACAGAAACGTAATGACAGTTGAATACTGTCTTGATTTCTGTCGTAGTGGTTTTTATGCGTATTCCGGTGTTGAGGATGGTGAGAGGTGTTTTTGTGGCATTGAAGACTCTGAGTACTGGAAACACGGCAAATTAGAAAACGCAGATTGTAACAAACCCTGTGTCGGTGATGGCAACCAGGCCTGCGGGGGAAATCAGTGGATTTTAGGAATTTACGAAA CAAGCATGGGTGCATGTGGGGGCGTTATCCACATGATACACGAGGAGAAGATAAATATACACTCTCCGGATTTTCCTGGAATTTATCCACGAAGTGACGCAACTTGCGAGTGGATCATCTACGGTACTAATGAAAGTAATGCTATCTTCAGTAGCAGCTTCCTTTTGTTTGATCTGCGCATTGACGATTTTCTGGAAATCAGAGATGGTCACAGCGACGAAGCAAATACATTGGGAAGTTATGGTAGTAGCAGTCAAGATCTTACAATCCCAAGCACAACGACAAACTCGATGAGGATTAAATTCAAATCTTTCTCGAAGGGAGATAGAGATATTGGAATGTTCATTATTGAGCTTACAG GGATAAAGAGGTGTATTTACAACGACACGTTGACTTTCGGCCATGTTGAACCGAACCGTCAATACTTTTTCATGCCGGGTGATGAGTTGTACATAGGCTGCGAAGACGGTTACAGTCTGACTGAAAATTACTCTACAGTCACGTGTCAGGACAATGGAACCTGGGATTCTACAATCCCATCATGCCTCG CGGTTCAGTGTAGCCAACCCGATGACGTAGAGAATGCAGAGCAAGAAGGCAACATTTTTACATTCAACAATTCTGTAATCTTCAAGTGCAACGATGGTTACGATGTTGTcggtgatgacgtcataatctGTCAAGCTAATGGGACTTGGACTAAGCTGCCAGTCTGTCTTCCAATAG CGAGCGATAGCAGTCAAACGGCAT tGATTGTGTCGTCCTGTGTATCAGTTCTTCTggtcattatcattgcaattgtTGTTGTGATGTATTTGAAGAGAGACAGACTGCGAAGTTGCTTCAG GAGTTCAGCGAAGACTCACGATGATGAATACCATGGCAACAGTCAAGTACCTCAAGTGCAACtcaacaacacaaaaaacaacagacAGCACGTACAGAGAACATCAAATGAAAGAACATCGACCTACCAAACGATCGACCCTTCTTTCATGGAAAGTGTCTACCAGACTATCACGTCACAAGACAGCTCAACAGCAATTTATGCAGACATTGGTGAGGGTGCCATCTTTGACGGCAATGTGAACGCAGGATTTGTGATCAATGATATCTATGTTTCGGAAGACAACGGTTCAGCCTCTGGTGTGAGATATTACCAGTCGACAGATGATGGATTCGGGCAGCGCTACCAATTTGGCGAGCCGTGTACCGCAAATGCACGATGGGAAGGACATAGCAACGCCACAAAGGAAGAAGCAGCCTGTTCCGAGGACGGTCAGAAAGATCAAAACACTGATAACGACCTCTACTTCCAAATCTGGGAAGGTAATCTGAATGAAGGTACAGAAAAGGTTACCCAGCTTGCTAATGTcggagaaaatttgaaaagtaacGAAGCAGGAATCGCCAATACTCGGATTGCCGGCGATATCCATGCATCGATCTATGATGATGCCGATGACGCCAGGGCAACATACGAAAGTATTGACACTATAGTCAATCCGGAAGATGGCGCTCCAATGCGAGTTCACCCTTTCCCTATCTCTTCAAATAGAGCGGCGACAAGTTCTGACTTTGAGGATGAGGCAGTGTATCACACAAGTTTTGGTGAGCTTGGCGACGATGAGGCAGGCTTCGTTGAAAATGTGATTTACGACCAAAAGTAA